The following proteins are encoded in a genomic region of Zea mays cultivar B73 chromosome 9, Zm-B73-REFERENCE-NAM-5.0, whole genome shotgun sequence:
- the LOC100280724 gene encoding protein binding protein isoform X1 produces the protein MSATRCPPQDRRQRLYRSLWPTSPAGPSTTARSIKQLPFQSPLKHRRISSRERVRWRRGRVAGMGKMNCFSGLLSGKSKAFKGGNKGAYAKKAASGGNDCPKVKPVEFVDMAGTAVDDFVGRRGGGSVHASACSSSFVVHAATELPRHATAENGEDEAAVNKDSSSAGAGSPGYSIGRMSPTASPKLTRSCSNMETARSVPPPGSDSDLPARSRSHNDLLKNLPPGRPTTARSGLSPTASFRSSCSADRVLLKKRSSRQVLPSRSRKLWWQTFLWSHRNLHRPGASATTPTLPSAWKDGRPVHHGYTSDTLGTATADAKNKGVVAVEEDPVPNQWVAFSAEASPLDRVSAWVNSLGDASFHAVDEEDDATLHGARPRPRPRRSEIVELWTAGGKRQPQAKRRAADEAAPAQASGVVHTLNAFSSVAHIAGMGLRTVPMIAAFSTLRAVNLSGNMIVQITAGSLPKGLHSLDLSRNSIAVIEGLRELTRLRVLNLSYNRISRIGHGLSSCTAIRELYLAGNKISDVEGLHRLLKLAVLDVSFNKISTAKSLGQLVANYGSLRAISLLGNPVQANTGEDTLRKAVSGLLPRIDYLNKQAVKPQRAREVAKDSVAQAALGNNAGGSSRRRLARRLSQSPGSSSGKGRGRGGREGNGSRRGSRSRFVARPQSSSYQGDEAKHDNGVGLEEGEETSPCV, from the exons ATGTCCGCCACAAGGTGCCCGCCACAAG ACCGGCGGCAGAGGTTGTACCGATCGCTCTGGCCCACGTCGCCGGCCGGACCATCAACCACCGCGCGGAGCATCAAGCAGCTGCCATTCCAAAGCCCGTTGAAGCATCGAAGGATTTCCAGCCGTGAGCGTGTGCGGTGGCGGCGCGGCCGGGTCGCCGGGATGGGCAAGATGAACTGCTTCTCCGGCCTGCTCAGCGGCAAGAGCAAGGCATTCAAG GGTGGCAACAAGGGCGCTTACGCCAAGAAGGCGGCCAGTGGTGGCAACGATTGCCCCAAGGTGAAGCCGGTAGAGTTCGTAGACATGGCGGGCACTgctgtcgacgacttcgtcggcAGACGCGGCGGAGGCAGCGTTCATGCGTCCGCATGCAGCAGTAGCTTTGTCGTTCACGCAGCCACCGAGCTGCCACGCCATGCCACTGCCGAGAACGGTGAAGACGAGGCCGCGGTTAACAAGGACTCATCCTCCGCCGGCGCTGGCTCGCCCGGTTACAGCATTGGCCGCATGTCGCCAACGGCATCGCCGAAGCTGACGCGCTCCTGCTCCAACATGGAGACGGCGAGGTCTGTCCCCCCGCCAGGGTCCGACTCCGACCTGCCGGCGAGGTCACGCTCCCACAACGACCTGCTGAAGAACCTGCCCCCCGGAAGGCCGACGACCGCCCGCAGCGGCTTGAGCCCGACGGCGTCCTTCAGGTCCTCGTGCTCCGCCGACCGCGTCCTGCTGAAGAAACGGTCGTCGCGGCAGGTGCTCCCGTCCCGGAGCCGGAAGCTGTGGTGGCAGACGTTCCTCTGGAGCCACCGCAACCTGCACCGGCCGGGCGCGAGCGCGACCACTCCCACGCTGCCGTCTGCGTGGAAAGACGGCCGTCCCGTGCACCACGGGTACACGTCCGACACGCTGGGCACTGCCACCGCGGACGCCAAGAACAAGGGCGTCGTCGCGGTGGAGGAGGACCCCGTCCCGAACCAGTGGGTCGCGTTCTCCGCCGAGGCGTCTCCACTGGACCGGGTCAGCGCGTGGGTGAACAGCCTCGGGGACGCCTCGTTCCACGCCGTCGACGAGGAGGACGACGCCACGCTGCACGGCGCGCGACCGCGGCCCCGACCGAGACGCTCTGAGATCGTGGAGCTGTGGACGGCCGGCGGCAAGAGGCAGCCACAGGCGAAGCGGCGCGCCGCGGACGAGGCCGCCCCCGCCCAGGCGAGCGGCGTCGTGCACACGCTCAacgccttctcctccgtcgcgCACATCGCCGGCATGGGGCTCCGGACCGTCCCGATGATCGCCGCCTTCTCGACCCTCCGCGCCGTCAACCTGTCTGGAAACATGATTG TGCAAATCACCGCTGGATCGTTGCCCAAAGGCCTGCACTCACTGGACCTGTCGCGGAACAGCATTGCAGTCATCGAGGGGCTGCGGGAGCTGACGAGGCTGCGGGTGCTCAACCTCAGCTACAACCGGATCTCAAGGATCGGCCATG GCCTGTCGAGCTGCACGGCCATCAGGGAGCTGTACCTGGCCGGGAACAAGATCAGCGACGTGGAGGGGCTCCACCGCCTGCTGAAGCTGGCCGTCCTGGACGTGAGCTTCAACAAGATCAGCACGGCCAAGTCCCTGGGCCAGCTCGTGGCCAACTACGGCTCGCTGCGGGCGATCAGCCTGCTGGGCAACCCGGTGCAGGCGAACACCGGCGAGGACACGCTCCGCAAGGCGGTGTCGGGCCTGCTCCCGCGGATCGACTACCTGAACAAGCAGGCCGTGAAGCCGCAGCGCGCGCGCGAGGTGGCCAAGGACAGCGTCGCGCAGGCGGCGCTCGGGAACAACGCCGGGGGCAGCTCGCGGAGGCGGCTGGCGCGCCGCCTCAGCCAGAGCCCCGGCTCGTCGTCGGGcaagggccggggccggggcggcagGGAGGGGAACGGCAGCCGCAGGGGCAGCAGGAGCAGGTTCGTGGCCAGGCCCCAGAGCTCGAGCTACCAAGGAGATGAGGCAAAACATGACAACGGTGTTGGGCTTGAAGAGGGAGAAGAAACAAGTCCGTGCGTTTAA
- the LOC100280724 gene encoding protein binding protein isoform X2 has translation MSATRADRRQRLYRSLWPTSPAGPSTTARSIKQLPFQSPLKHRRISSRERVRWRRGRVAGMGKMNCFSGLLSGKSKAFKGGNKGAYAKKAASGGNDCPKVKPVEFVDMAGTAVDDFVGRRGGGSVHASACSSSFVVHAATELPRHATAENGEDEAAVNKDSSSAGAGSPGYSIGRMSPTASPKLTRSCSNMETARSVPPPGSDSDLPARSRSHNDLLKNLPPGRPTTARSGLSPTASFRSSCSADRVLLKKRSSRQVLPSRSRKLWWQTFLWSHRNLHRPGASATTPTLPSAWKDGRPVHHGYTSDTLGTATADAKNKGVVAVEEDPVPNQWVAFSAEASPLDRVSAWVNSLGDASFHAVDEEDDATLHGARPRPRPRRSEIVELWTAGGKRQPQAKRRAADEAAPAQASGVVHTLNAFSSVAHIAGMGLRTVPMIAAFSTLRAVNLSGNMIVQITAGSLPKGLHSLDLSRNSIAVIEGLRELTRLRVLNLSYNRISRIGHGLSSCTAIRELYLAGNKISDVEGLHRLLKLAVLDVSFNKISTAKSLGQLVANYGSLRAISLLGNPVQANTGEDTLRKAVSGLLPRIDYLNKQAVKPQRAREVAKDSVAQAALGNNAGGSSRRRLARRLSQSPGSSSGKGRGRGGREGNGSRRGSRSRFVARPQSSSYQGDEAKHDNGVGLEEGEETSPCV, from the exons ATGTCCGCCACAAG GGCAGACCGGCGGCAGAGGTTGTACCGATCGCTCTGGCCCACGTCGCCGGCCGGACCATCAACCACCGCGCGGAGCATCAAGCAGCTGCCATTCCAAAGCCCGTTGAAGCATCGAAGGATTTCCAGCCGTGAGCGTGTGCGGTGGCGGCGCGGCCGGGTCGCCGGGATGGGCAAGATGAACTGCTTCTCCGGCCTGCTCAGCGGCAAGAGCAAGGCATTCAAG GGTGGCAACAAGGGCGCTTACGCCAAGAAGGCGGCCAGTGGTGGCAACGATTGCCCCAAGGTGAAGCCGGTAGAGTTCGTAGACATGGCGGGCACTgctgtcgacgacttcgtcggcAGACGCGGCGGAGGCAGCGTTCATGCGTCCGCATGCAGCAGTAGCTTTGTCGTTCACGCAGCCACCGAGCTGCCACGCCATGCCACTGCCGAGAACGGTGAAGACGAGGCCGCGGTTAACAAGGACTCATCCTCCGCCGGCGCTGGCTCGCCCGGTTACAGCATTGGCCGCATGTCGCCAACGGCATCGCCGAAGCTGACGCGCTCCTGCTCCAACATGGAGACGGCGAGGTCTGTCCCCCCGCCAGGGTCCGACTCCGACCTGCCGGCGAGGTCACGCTCCCACAACGACCTGCTGAAGAACCTGCCCCCCGGAAGGCCGACGACCGCCCGCAGCGGCTTGAGCCCGACGGCGTCCTTCAGGTCCTCGTGCTCCGCCGACCGCGTCCTGCTGAAGAAACGGTCGTCGCGGCAGGTGCTCCCGTCCCGGAGCCGGAAGCTGTGGTGGCAGACGTTCCTCTGGAGCCACCGCAACCTGCACCGGCCGGGCGCGAGCGCGACCACTCCCACGCTGCCGTCTGCGTGGAAAGACGGCCGTCCCGTGCACCACGGGTACACGTCCGACACGCTGGGCACTGCCACCGCGGACGCCAAGAACAAGGGCGTCGTCGCGGTGGAGGAGGACCCCGTCCCGAACCAGTGGGTCGCGTTCTCCGCCGAGGCGTCTCCACTGGACCGGGTCAGCGCGTGGGTGAACAGCCTCGGGGACGCCTCGTTCCACGCCGTCGACGAGGAGGACGACGCCACGCTGCACGGCGCGCGACCGCGGCCCCGACCGAGACGCTCTGAGATCGTGGAGCTGTGGACGGCCGGCGGCAAGAGGCAGCCACAGGCGAAGCGGCGCGCCGCGGACGAGGCCGCCCCCGCCCAGGCGAGCGGCGTCGTGCACACGCTCAacgccttctcctccgtcgcgCACATCGCCGGCATGGGGCTCCGGACCGTCCCGATGATCGCCGCCTTCTCGACCCTCCGCGCCGTCAACCTGTCTGGAAACATGATTG TGCAAATCACCGCTGGATCGTTGCCCAAAGGCCTGCACTCACTGGACCTGTCGCGGAACAGCATTGCAGTCATCGAGGGGCTGCGGGAGCTGACGAGGCTGCGGGTGCTCAACCTCAGCTACAACCGGATCTCAAGGATCGGCCATG GCCTGTCGAGCTGCACGGCCATCAGGGAGCTGTACCTGGCCGGGAACAAGATCAGCGACGTGGAGGGGCTCCACCGCCTGCTGAAGCTGGCCGTCCTGGACGTGAGCTTCAACAAGATCAGCACGGCCAAGTCCCTGGGCCAGCTCGTGGCCAACTACGGCTCGCTGCGGGCGATCAGCCTGCTGGGCAACCCGGTGCAGGCGAACACCGGCGAGGACACGCTCCGCAAGGCGGTGTCGGGCCTGCTCCCGCGGATCGACTACCTGAACAAGCAGGCCGTGAAGCCGCAGCGCGCGCGCGAGGTGGCCAAGGACAGCGTCGCGCAGGCGGCGCTCGGGAACAACGCCGGGGGCAGCTCGCGGAGGCGGCTGGCGCGCCGCCTCAGCCAGAGCCCCGGCTCGTCGTCGGGcaagggccggggccggggcggcagGGAGGGGAACGGCAGCCGCAGGGGCAGCAGGAGCAGGTTCGTGGCCAGGCCCCAGAGCTCGAGCTACCAAGGAGATGAGGCAAAACATGACAACGGTGTTGGGCTTGAAGAGGGAGAAGAAACAAGTCCGTGCGTTTAA
- the LOC100280724 gene encoding protein binding protein: MGKMNCFSGLLSGKSKAFKGGNKGAYAKKAASGGNDCPKVKPVEFVDMAGTAVDDFVGRRGGGSVHASACSSSFVVHAATELPRHATAENGEDEAAVNKDSSSAGAGSPGYSIGRMSPTASPKLTRSCSNMETARSVPPPGSDSDLPARSRSHNDLLKNLPPGRPTTARSGLSPTASFRSSCSADRVLLKKRSSRQVLPSRSRKLWWQTFLWSHRNLHRPGASATTPTLPSAWKDGRPVHHGYTSDTLGTATADAKNKGVVAVEEDPVPNQWVAFSAEASPLDRVSAWVNSLGDASFHAVDEEDDATLHGARPRPRPRRSEIVELWTAGGKRQPQAKRRAADEAAPAQASGVVHTLNAFSSVAHIAGMGLRTVPMIAAFSTLRAVNLSGNMIVQITAGSLPKGLHSLDLSRNSIAVIEGLRELTRLRVLNLSYNRISRIGHGLSSCTAIRELYLAGNKISDVEGLHRLLKLAVLDVSFNKISTAKSLGQLVANYGSLRAISLLGNPVQANTGEDTLRKAVSGLLPRIDYLNKQAVKPQRAREVAKDSVAQAALGNNAGGSSRRRLARRLSQSPGSSSGKGRGRGGREGNGSRRGSRSRFVARPQSSSYQGDEAKHDNGVGLEEGEETSPCV; encoded by the exons ATGGGCAAGATGAACTGCTTCTCCGGCCTGCTCAGCGGCAAGAGCAAGGCATTCAAG GGTGGCAACAAGGGCGCTTACGCCAAGAAGGCGGCCAGTGGTGGCAACGATTGCCCCAAGGTGAAGCCGGTAGAGTTCGTAGACATGGCGGGCACTgctgtcgacgacttcgtcggcAGACGCGGCGGAGGCAGCGTTCATGCGTCCGCATGCAGCAGTAGCTTTGTCGTTCACGCAGCCACCGAGCTGCCACGCCATGCCACTGCCGAGAACGGTGAAGACGAGGCCGCGGTTAACAAGGACTCATCCTCCGCCGGCGCTGGCTCGCCCGGTTACAGCATTGGCCGCATGTCGCCAACGGCATCGCCGAAGCTGACGCGCTCCTGCTCCAACATGGAGACGGCGAGGTCTGTCCCCCCGCCAGGGTCCGACTCCGACCTGCCGGCGAGGTCACGCTCCCACAACGACCTGCTGAAGAACCTGCCCCCCGGAAGGCCGACGACCGCCCGCAGCGGCTTGAGCCCGACGGCGTCCTTCAGGTCCTCGTGCTCCGCCGACCGCGTCCTGCTGAAGAAACGGTCGTCGCGGCAGGTGCTCCCGTCCCGGAGCCGGAAGCTGTGGTGGCAGACGTTCCTCTGGAGCCACCGCAACCTGCACCGGCCGGGCGCGAGCGCGACCACTCCCACGCTGCCGTCTGCGTGGAAAGACGGCCGTCCCGTGCACCACGGGTACACGTCCGACACGCTGGGCACTGCCACCGCGGACGCCAAGAACAAGGGCGTCGTCGCGGTGGAGGAGGACCCCGTCCCGAACCAGTGGGTCGCGTTCTCCGCCGAGGCGTCTCCACTGGACCGGGTCAGCGCGTGGGTGAACAGCCTCGGGGACGCCTCGTTCCACGCCGTCGACGAGGAGGACGACGCCACGCTGCACGGCGCGCGACCGCGGCCCCGACCGAGACGCTCTGAGATCGTGGAGCTGTGGACGGCCGGCGGCAAGAGGCAGCCACAGGCGAAGCGGCGCGCCGCGGACGAGGCCGCCCCCGCCCAGGCGAGCGGCGTCGTGCACACGCTCAacgccttctcctccgtcgcgCACATCGCCGGCATGGGGCTCCGGACCGTCCCGATGATCGCCGCCTTCTCGACCCTCCGCGCCGTCAACCTGTCTGGAAACATGATTG TGCAAATCACCGCTGGATCGTTGCCCAAAGGCCTGCACTCACTGGACCTGTCGCGGAACAGCATTGCAGTCATCGAGGGGCTGCGGGAGCTGACGAGGCTGCGGGTGCTCAACCTCAGCTACAACCGGATCTCAAGGATCGGCCATG GCCTGTCGAGCTGCACGGCCATCAGGGAGCTGTACCTGGCCGGGAACAAGATCAGCGACGTGGAGGGGCTCCACCGCCTGCTGAAGCTGGCCGTCCTGGACGTGAGCTTCAACAAGATCAGCACGGCCAAGTCCCTGGGCCAGCTCGTGGCCAACTACGGCTCGCTGCGGGCGATCAGCCTGCTGGGCAACCCGGTGCAGGCGAACACCGGCGAGGACACGCTCCGCAAGGCGGTGTCGGGCCTGCTCCCGCGGATCGACTACCTGAACAAGCAGGCCGTGAAGCCGCAGCGCGCGCGCGAGGTGGCCAAGGACAGCGTCGCGCAGGCGGCGCTCGGGAACAACGCCGGGGGCAGCTCGCGGAGGCGGCTGGCGCGCCGCCTCAGCCAGAGCCCCGGCTCGTCGTCGGGcaagggccggggccggggcggcagGGAGGGGAACGGCAGCCGCAGGGGCAGCAGGAGCAGGTTCGTGGCCAGGCCCCAGAGCTCGAGCTACCAAGGAGATGAGGCAAAACATGACAACGGTGTTGGGCTTGAAGAGGGAGAAGAAACAAGTCCGTGCGTTTAA